One window from the genome of Buchnera aphidicola (Neophyllaphis podocarpi) encodes:
- the rpoD gene encoding RNA polymerase sigma factor RpoD, with protein MEQNSQSQLKQLVTHGKEQGYLTYAEINDHLPEDIIDSEQIKDIIQMINDMGIQVVEEAPDADDLILNENNTNADEDVAEAAVQVLSNVESDIGRTTDPVRMYMREMGTVELLTREGEINIAKRIEDGINQVQSSIAEYPEAITYLLEQYEKVKSGNMRLSEIITGFIDPNNTEIIASTIIDFNSNISKSIDEDINEHANSDDNIDEDINEHANSDDNIDEDENCIDPILAKEKFSELKYQYINTFKKIKNKNRKHKDCIVAIKNLSEIFKQFRLVQKQFDYLVNNVRKTIKKIRKQEKIIMNLCMETCKMTKKNFIYIFSVNKINKIWFKIAKNKNESWFNKILDIKEEINFSLKKLIEIEKQTGLSIKEIKDINRRMSIGEARAKRAKKEMVEANLRLVISIAKKYTNRGLQFLDLIQEGNIGLMKAVDKFEYRRGYKFSTYATWWIRQAITRSIADQARTIRIPVHMIETINKLNRISRQILQEIGREPTPEELSERMMIPEDKIRKVLKIAKEPISMETPIGDDDDSHLGDFIEDTNIELPLESATSDSLRTATHDVLSGLTAREAKVLRMRFGIDMTTDHTLEEVGKQFDVTRERIRQIEAKALRKLRHPSRSEILRSFLDD; from the coding sequence ATGGAACAAAACTCGCAGTCACAGCTTAAGCAACTTGTCACACATGGTAAGGAGCAAGGCTATCTGACTTATGCTGAGATCAATGACCATCTGCCGGAAGATATTATAGATTCCGAACAAATAAAAGATATTATACAGATGATTAATGATATGGGTATTCAGGTGGTTGAAGAAGCACCAGATGCTGATGATTTAATTTTAAATGAAAACAATACAAATGCAGATGAAGATGTAGCAGAAGCAGCAGTACAAGTTTTATCTAATGTGGAATCAGATATAGGAAGAACAACAGATCCAGTTAGAATGTATATGAGAGAAATGGGTACAGTAGAACTTTTAACTAGAGAAGGTGAAATAAACATAGCTAAAAGAATAGAAGATGGAATTAATCAAGTACAATCTTCTATAGCTGAATATCCAGAAGCAATTACATATTTATTAGAACAATATGAGAAAGTAAAATCAGGAAATATGCGATTATCTGAAATTATTACTGGTTTTATAGATCCTAATAATACAGAAATAATTGCATCTACAATTATAGATTTTAATTCTAATATATCAAAAAGCATAGATGAAGATATCAATGAACATGCAAATTCAGATGATAACATAGATGAAGATATCAATGAACATGCAAATTCAGATGATAACATAGATGAAGATGAAAATTGTATAGATCCAATATTAGCAAAAGAAAAATTTTCTGAACTAAAATATCAATATATAAATACTTTTAAAAAAATTAAAAATAAAAACAGAAAACATAAGGATTGCATTGTAGCAATAAAAAATTTGTCTGAAATTTTTAAACAATTTAGATTAGTACAAAAACAATTTGATTACTTAGTTAATAATGTAAGAAAAACAATAAAAAAAATAAGAAAACAAGAAAAAATAATAATGAATTTATGTATGGAAACATGTAAAATGACAAAAAAAAATTTCATATACATTTTTTCTGTAAATAAAATAAATAAAATATGGTTCAAAATAGCTAAAAACAAAAATGAATCATGGTTTAATAAAATTTTAGATATTAAAGAAGAAATTAATTTCAGTTTAAAGAAATTAATCGAAATTGAAAAACAAACAGGACTAAGTATAAAAGAGATTAAAGATATAAATAGAAGGATGTCTATAGGAGAAGCAAGAGCAAAAAGAGCTAAAAAGGAAATGGTTGAAGCTAATTTAAGATTAGTAATATCTATAGCAAAAAAATATACTAATAGAGGATTACAATTTTTAGATTTAATACAAGAGGGAAATATAGGTTTGATGAAAGCTGTAGATAAATTTGAATATAGGAGAGGATATAAATTTTCTACATATGCTACATGGTGGATAAGACAAGCTATAACTAGATCTATAGCAGATCAAGCCAGAACAATAAGAATTCCTGTACATATGATAGAAACAATAAATAAATTAAATAGAATATCAAGACAGATATTACAAGAAATAGGAAGAGAACCAACTCCAGAAGAATTATCTGAAAGAATGATGATTCCAGAAGATAAAATAAGAAAAGTTTTAAAAATTGCTAAAGAACCTATATCTATGGAAACTCCTATAGGAGATGATGACGATTCTCATTTAGGAGATTTTATTGAAGATACAAATATAGAATTACCATTAGAATCTGCAACTTCGGACAGTTTACGTACAGCAACACATGATGTTTTATCCGGATTAACTGCAAGAGAAGCAAAAGTTTTAAGAATGAGATTTGGTATTGATATGACAACAGATCATACCTTAGAAGAAGTAGGAAAACAATTTGATGTAACAAGAGAAAGAATACGCCAAATAGAAGCAAAAGCTCTTAGAAAATTACGACATCCTAGCAGATCAGAAATTCTTAGAAGTTTTTTAGATGATTAA
- the dnaG gene encoding DNA primase encodes MSKKISKNFINNLIDSTNIIDIINSRVNLIKRGKNYVANCPFHKEINPSFYVNYEKQFFYCFGCKIHGNVIDFLINYDNLSFIESIQRLSEIHGLNLVYENQKINLFINKKIEYIKKCYKLLEKVCFFYKENLNHFKPNYLINRGINIDTINTFSIGITNKKYNGLYEYFNNDTELQNEIIKNGIVIVNEKNKKYDLFQNRIIFPIRNKYGKIVGFGGRSINKQIPKYINSPESNIFCKKKELYGIYELNIKHKIKKYIIVVEGYLDVISLVQNKIKYVVGLLGTAINIEHIKLLFSHTNNIIYCYDGDEAGINTAWKSLNMSLPYIYDGRTISFIFLPKGEDPDSIIKKEGKKLFKKRISKAIPMSKFIFKILIKKINIINNETRSLLTKLVIPLINKIPGKTMKIYLYKELGNNLGIPDINQLNINLLKEKERKKNKQKNDFKNNTIRILIGLLAQNPYLVKLTPSIKILNKIRLPGMNIFIDLIKTCLYNPNIKPSQLIENYRGKKLEKIIKKFIKWDHMIKNNKIKIMFIDSITKIYNIALEKRQNLLINLERYKGLKKSEKQELWSINKELSK; translated from the coding sequence ATGTCTAAAAAAATTTCAAAAAATTTTATAAATAATCTAATAGATTCTACAAATATAATAGATATTATAAATTCAAGAGTAAATTTAATTAAAAGAGGTAAAAATTATGTAGCTAATTGTCCTTTTCATAAAGAAATAAATCCATCATTTTATGTAAACTATGAAAAACAATTTTTTTATTGCTTTGGTTGTAAAATACATGGGAACGTAATAGATTTTTTAATAAATTATGATAATTTAAGTTTCATAGAAAGCATTCAAAGACTGTCAGAAATACATGGATTAAATTTAGTTTATGAAAATCAAAAAATAAATTTATTCATAAATAAAAAAATTGAATATATAAAAAAATGTTATAAATTATTAGAAAAAGTATGTTTCTTTTACAAAGAAAACTTAAATCATTTTAAACCAAATTATTTAATAAATAGAGGTATAAATATTGATACAATTAATACTTTTTCTATAGGCATCACTAATAAAAAATATAATGGATTATATGAATATTTTAATAATGATACAGAACTACAAAATGAAATAATAAAAAATGGGATAGTTATAGTAAATGAAAAAAATAAAAAATATGATTTATTCCAAAATAGAATCATATTTCCTATTAGGAATAAATATGGAAAAATTGTAGGTTTTGGGGGAAGATCAATAAATAAACAAATACCAAAATATATAAATTCACCAGAAAGTAATATATTTTGCAAAAAAAAAGAATTATATGGAATATATGAATTAAACATAAAGCACAAAATCAAAAAATACATAATAGTTGTAGAAGGATATTTAGACGTAATTTCATTAGTACAAAATAAAATAAAATATGTAGTAGGATTGCTTGGAACTGCAATAAACATTGAACACATAAAATTGTTATTTAGTCATACTAATAACATAATTTATTGCTATGATGGAGATGAAGCAGGAATAAATACTGCTTGGAAATCATTAAATATGTCGTTACCATATATATATGATGGAAGAACAATAAGTTTCATATTTTTACCTAAAGGAGAAGACCCTGATTCAATAATAAAAAAAGAAGGAAAGAAACTATTTAAAAAAAGAATCTCTAAAGCTATACCAATGTCTAAATTTATATTCAAAATATTAATAAAAAAAATAAATATCATTAATAATGAAACACGTTCATTATTAACTAAATTAGTGATTCCTTTAATTAATAAAATACCAGGAAAAACTATGAAGATATATTTATATAAAGAATTAGGAAATAATCTAGGAATTCCAGATATTAATCAATTAAATATTAATTTATTAAAAGAAAAAGAAAGGAAAAAAAATAAACAAAAAAACGATTTCAAAAATAATACAATACGCATATTAATTGGTTTATTAGCACAAAATCCATATTTAGTAAAATTAACTCCTTCAATAAAAATATTAAATAAAATAAGATTACCTGGAATGAATATTTTTATAGATTTAATAAAAACATGTCTTTATAATCCAAATATTAAACCATCTCAGTTAATTGAAAACTATAGAGGAAAAAAATTAGAAAAAATAATAAAAAAATTTATAAAATGGGACCACATGATTAAAAATAATAAAATTAAGATCATGTTTATAGACTCAATAACAAAAATATATAATATTGCATTAGAAAAACGTCAAAATTTATTAATAAATCTAGAACGATATAAAGGATTAAAAAAAAGTGAAAAACAAGAACTTTGGTCGATAAATAAAGAATTATCAAAATAA
- the rpsU gene encoding 30S ribosomal protein S21, which translates to MPIIKVRDNEPFDVALRRFKRSCEKAGILAEIRRREFYEKPTTARKRAKASAIKRLAKKISRENMRRTRMY; encoded by the coding sequence ATGCCAATTATTAAAGTACGTGATAATGAACCATTCGATGTAGCTCTAAGAAGATTTAAAAGATCATGCGAAAAAGCAGGTATCTTAGCAGAAATTCGTAGAAGAGAATTTTATGAAAAACCAACGACAGCAAGAAAAAGAGCAAAAGCATCAGCAATTAAAAGATTAGCAAAAAAAATATCAAGAGAAAATATGCGAAGAACTAGAATGTATTAA
- the tsaD gene encoding tRNA (adenosine(37)-N6)-threonylcarbamoyltransferase complex transferase subunit TsaD: MLILGIETSCDDIGIALYDDVLGLISHKLYKQDHLHFNYGGIVPELAARDHILNIVPVIKSVLKDSSISKKNISAIAYTAGPGLAGSLLIGAAVGSSLALSLDIPIIPINHMEGHLFSVMLENESAPEFPFIALLVSGGHTELILANAIGKYILLGKTLDDAAGEAFDKIARLLGLEYPGGINLSKIAKNGNTSRFLFPRPMTNSLSMDFSFSGLKTFASNIILKHKNDFQTKADIARAFEDAIVDTLYIQVNKCLKKTLLSNLVVSGGVSANHALRNKMNNLKGCKVFFPKKQFCTDNGAMIAYTGMLYFKLGYFLEPEIIVNPSWKISDVNFNFKKVN, translated from the coding sequence ATGTTAATTTTAGGAATTGAAACTTCTTGTGATGATATTGGTATAGCTTTATATGATGATGTTTTAGGTTTAATATCTCATAAATTATATAAACAAGATCATCTTCATTTTAATTATGGCGGTATAGTGCCAGAGTTAGCTGCTAGAGATCATATATTAAATATTGTTCCTGTAATAAAATCAGTTTTAAAAGATTCTTCAATTAGTAAAAAAAATATTAGTGCTATAGCATACACAGCTGGTCCTGGTTTAGCTGGTTCTTTGTTAATAGGTGCTGCTGTAGGTAGTTCTTTAGCATTATCTTTAGATATACCAATTATACCAATTAATCACATGGAAGGACATTTATTTTCAGTAATGTTAGAAAATGAATCAGCTCCTGAATTTCCTTTTATTGCTCTTTTGGTTTCTGGTGGTCATACAGAATTAATTCTAGCTAATGCAATTGGTAAATATATATTATTAGGAAAAACTCTTGATGATGCTGCTGGTGAAGCATTTGATAAAATAGCTAGATTGTTAGGTTTAGAATATCCTGGAGGAATAAATCTTTCAAAAATAGCTAAAAATGGTAATACTAGTCGTTTTTTATTTCCTAGACCAATGACAAATAGCTTAAGTATGGATTTTAGTTTTTCTGGCCTTAAAACTTTTGCATCTAATATTATTTTGAAACATAAAAATGATTTTCAAACAAAAGCTGATATTGCCCGTGCTTTTGAAGATGCTATTGTTGATACTTTATATATTCAAGTTAACAAATGTTTAAAAAAAACACTATTATCAAATTTAGTTGTTTCTGGTGGTGTTAGTGCTAATCATGCGCTCAGAAATAAAATGAATAATTTAAAAGGTTGTAAAGTTTTTTTTCCAAAAAAACAATTTTGTACAGATAATGGTGCTATGATTGCATATACAGGTATGTTATATTTCAAATTAGGTTATTTTTTAGAACCTGAAATTATTGTAAATCCTTCTTGGAAAATTTCTGATGTTAATTTTAATTTTAAAAAAGTTAATTAA
- the folB gene encoding dihydroneopterin aldolase, translated as MNTIFINDLIVFTTIGIYNWEKSIKQKLILDISMKWNNSMFNKTYNINDCLNYENIAKYLESYLYKNKFLLIETVAEKISDIILYKFNSYFTTVKVTKPNALYNAKEVGIIIHRNKELDE; from the coding sequence ATGAATACGATTTTTATTAATGATTTAATTGTTTTTACAACTATTGGTATTTATAATTGGGAAAAAAGTATAAAACAAAAGTTAATTTTAGATATATCTATGAAATGGAATAATAGTATGTTTAATAAAACTTATAATATTAATGATTGTTTAAATTATGAAAATATTGCTAAATATTTAGAGTCATATTTATATAAAAATAAATTTTTATTAATAGAAACTGTTGCAGAGAAAATATCTGATATTATCTTATATAAATTTAATTCTTATTTTACTACAGTTAAAGTCACTAAACCTAATGCTTTATATAATGCTAAAGAGGTAGGCATTATAATTCATAGAAATAAAGAATTAGACGAATAA
- the ribB gene encoding 3,4-dihydroxy-2-butanone-4-phosphate synthase: MKNKLFKYFGTPLQRVKNAILSLKKREGIILIDDEYRENEGDLIFASETMTLKQMAFTIRYGSGIVCLCINEKKRKQLKLPMMVKKNTSKYGTGFTITIEAAKNVTTGVSAQDRITTIRAAISKEAKPSDLNSPGHVFPLLAKEGGLKKRKGHTEATIELMNLAGFSPTGVLCELTNKDGSMARTPEIIKFAKIKKMKVLTIEDLIKYLNY; encoded by the coding sequence ATGAAAAATAAACTATTTAAATATTTTGGTACACCATTACAACGTGTAAAAAATGCAATTTTATCGTTAAAAAAAAGAGAAGGAATAATTTTGATAGATGATGAATACAGAGAAAATGAAGGAGACTTAATATTTGCTTCTGAAACTATGACATTAAAACAAATGGCTTTTACTATAAGATATGGTAGTGGTATTGTATGTTTATGTATAAACGAAAAAAAAAGAAAACAACTAAAACTACCTATGATGGTAAAAAAAAATACTAGTAAATATGGTACAGGATTTACAATAACGATCGAAGCAGCAAAAAATGTAACAACAGGAGTATCAGCTCAAGATAGAATTACAACAATAAGAGCTGCTATATCAAAAGAAGCTAAACCTTCAGATTTAAATAGCCCAGGACATGTTTTTCCTCTTCTAGCAAAAGAAGGAGGTCTTAAGAAAAGAAAAGGTCATACTGAAGCTACAATAGAATTAATGAATTTAGCAGGATTTTCACCAACAGGAGTATTATGTGAATTAACTAACAAAGATGGAAGCATGGCAAGAACACCAGAAATTATTAAATTTGCTAAAATAAAAAAAATGAAGGTATTAACTATTGAAGATTTAATAAAATATCTGAATTATTAA
- the rfaE1 gene encoding D-glycero-beta-D-manno-heptose-7-phosphate kinase: MNIYNSKKVKIMIVGDIMLDKYWQGSISRKSPEAKVPVVKINNSINQPGGAANVAMNIASLGKYSKLIGITGNDNNALILKKILHKRIINNIICISKYKTITKLRILSDNKQIIRIDFEENLNKFNNEIIYKKIKESIKNIKIVILSDYNKGTLNNIKKIINLTKKMCIPILIDPKGADFKKYYGATILTPNLDEFELIVGKCKNENKMINKGMKLIRNLNLSALLITKSKEGMTLLQKNKKPVHFNAISKEALDVTGAGDTVISMIAISLINGNTLEQACFRANIAASMVVNKFGTSTVTNKEFNEQKKLIIKKR, from the coding sequence GTGAATATTTATAATTCAAAAAAAGTAAAAATTATGATAGTAGGAGATATTATGTTAGACAAATATTGGCAAGGTAGTATAAGTAGAAAATCTCCAGAAGCAAAAGTTCCAGTAGTGAAAATAAATAATAGTATTAATCAGCCCGGAGGAGCTGCAAATGTAGCAATGAATATTGCATCTTTAGGAAAATATTCTAAACTAATTGGAATTACAGGAAATGATAATAATGCATTAATTTTAAAAAAAATCTTACACAAAAGAATAATCAACAATATTATTTGTATATCTAAATATAAAACTATAACTAAACTAAGAATTTTATCAGATAATAAACAAATTATAAGAATAGATTTTGAAGAAAATTTAAATAAATTTAATAACGAAATTATATATAAAAAAATTAAAGAATCTATTAAAAATATAAAAATAGTAATTTTATCAGATTATAATAAAGGAACTTTGAATAATATAAAAAAAATAATAAATCTAACAAAAAAAATGTGCATTCCTATATTAATAGATCCTAAGGGAGCAGATTTTAAAAAGTACTATGGGGCTACAATATTAACACCAAACTTAGATGAATTTGAATTAATAGTAGGAAAATGTAAAAATGAGAATAAAATGATAAATAAAGGAATGAAATTAATAAGAAATTTAAATTTGTCTGCGTTATTAATAACAAAATCAAAAGAAGGAATGACTCTGTTACAAAAAAATAAAAAACCAGTGCATTTTAATGCAATTTCAAAAGAAGCTTTAGACGTAACAGGAGCTGGAGATACAGTAATTAGTATGATTGCAATATCATTAATTAATGGAAATACATTAGAACAAGCATGCTTTAGAGCAAATATAGCAGCAAGCATGGTAGTAAACAAATTTGGTACATCTACAGTTACTAATAAAGAATTCAATGAACAAAAAAAATTAATAATTAAAAAAAGATAA
- a CDS encoding undecaprenyl-diphosphate phosphatase: MNNVNIIIILLSIIESFTEFLPISSTGHIIIISKILKINEFYINLFTIPIQIGSAIAIINYFKKYIFKKNIFSKNYRKFISNTVITNIPSIIIGFTLEKVIKKNITNNKFIIYSSILSGILLFLLGIIKNKEKIKNINEITYKHAITIGIFQCLAFFTGFSRLGAAISGSILAGLSKTIAIKFSLIIAIPIIIGASIIDYIKNINFFNIKNTEILFVGLILTFLISKILIKKSEKILTKNSFIIFGIYKIIFGLLIYIFSK; the protein is encoded by the coding sequence ATGAACAATGTAAATATTATAATAATTCTCTTAAGCATAATAGAAAGTTTTACGGAATTTTTACCAATTTCTTCAACTGGACATATAATTATAATTAGTAAAATACTAAAAATAAATGAATTTTATATAAATTTATTTACTATACCTATTCAAATAGGATCAGCTATAGCAATTATTAATTATTTTAAGAAATACATTTTCAAAAAAAATATATTTTCTAAAAACTACAGAAAATTTATATCTAATACTGTTATAACGAATATACCCTCTATAATAATAGGATTTACTTTAGAAAAAGTAATAAAAAAAAATATAACAAATAATAAATTCATCATATATAGTTCAATATTAAGCGGAATTTTATTATTTTTGTTAGGTATTATAAAAAATAAAGAAAAAATCAAAAACATAAATGAAATAACATATAAACATGCTATAACAATAGGAATTTTCCAATGTCTAGCATTTTTTACTGGATTTTCTAGATTAGGAGCAGCTATTTCAGGTTCTATATTAGCAGGTTTATCAAAAACAATAGCAATAAAATTTTCATTAATTATAGCAATACCTATAATTATTGGAGCATCAATAATTGATTATATAAAAAATATAAATTTTTTTAACATAAAAAACACAGAAATTCTATTTGTAGGATTAATACTAACATTTTTAATTTCTAAAATCCTAATTAAAAAATCTGAAAAAATATTAACAAAAAACTCTTTTATAATATTTGGTATATATAAAATTATATTTGGTTTATTAATATATATTTTTAGCAAATAA
- the crr gene encoding PTS glucose transporter subunit IIA produces MNFLSKIFKRKKNKVKNTIEIIAPISGNVIDLNEVPDDVFAKKIVGDGVAINPTGNLIVSPVNGIIGKIFDSMHAFSIESDEGIELFVHFGIDTIELKGEGFSKLAKEKQKVKIGDPIIKLYLNLIRRKAKSILTPVIISNMDKIKKIKKFSGLVNAGQTVIIKVIK; encoded by the coding sequence ATGAATTTTTTATCTAAAATATTTAAAAGAAAAAAAAATAAAGTAAAAAACACAATAGAAATCATTGCTCCTATATCTGGAAATGTTATAGATTTAAATGAAGTTCCAGATGATGTATTTGCTAAAAAAATAGTTGGAGATGGAGTTGCTATAAATCCTACAGGAAACTTAATTGTTTCTCCTGTTAATGGAATAATAGGAAAAATATTTGATAGCATGCATGCTTTTTCAATTGAATCAGATGAAGGAATTGAATTATTTGTACATTTTGGTATAGATACAATAGAACTTAAAGGAGAAGGATTTTCAAAACTAGCAAAAGAAAAACAAAAAGTTAAAATAGGTGATCCAATTATAAAATTATATCTAAATTTAATAAGAAGAAAAGCTAAATCTATTTTAACACCTGTTATTATTTCTAATATGGATAAGATTAAAAAAATAAAAAAATTTTCAGGTTTAGTAAATGCTGGTCAAACTGTAATTATAAAAGTAATAAAATAA
- the ptsI gene encoding phosphoenolpyruvate-protein phosphotransferase PtsI, giving the protein MISGILASPGIALGKALLLIEEKIQINKNTIPSKNIQIEIERFLKSRKKTSDQLKKIKKRTGEIFGQDKEDIFEGHIMLLEDQELEKEVKILIKEKNITADAAVYFIIEEQAKALEKLEDEYLKSRAIDIRDIGKRLLKNIKGMQIIDISEINEQVILIAKDLTPTETTQINKKNILGFITDMGGNTSHTSIIARSLEIPAIVGTKNITKKVRSGQLIALDAINNSIYIKPNKNLIKNINLLKKEYKYKKNKLLDKKNIQAITKDGKKIIIGANVGNIKDIEIAKNSGADFIGLYRTEFLFMDRTSLPSEEEQFLAYKKAAEIFKNKTIIIRTMDIGGDKNLPYMNLPKEENPFLGWRAIRICMDKREILRTQLRAILRASAFGKIKIMFPMIISVEEIKILNSEINKIKTDLEKEKTNFNKNIKIGIMIETPAAAIISNHLSKEVNFFSIGTNDLTQYTLAVDRGNDLISNLYNPMSPSVLQFIYKIIKNSHINGITTSMCGELAGDKCATMLLIGMGLDSFSMNSSVIPEIKNIIRNTNFERAKTIANKILLKSTYKEILDLIKC; this is encoded by the coding sequence ATGATCTCAGGTATTTTAGCTTCACCAGGGATTGCATTAGGAAAAGCTTTATTGCTAATAGAAGAAAAAATTCAAATAAATAAAAATACAATTCCTTCTAAAAATATTCAAATAGAAATTGAAAGATTTTTAAAATCTAGAAAAAAAACTTCAGATCAATTAAAAAAAATAAAAAAAAGAACAGGAGAAATATTTGGACAAGATAAAGAGGATATATTTGAAGGTCATATAATGCTTTTAGAAGATCAAGAATTAGAAAAAGAAGTAAAAATACTAATTAAAGAAAAAAATATAACAGCAGATGCTGCAGTTTACTTTATTATAGAAGAACAAGCAAAAGCTTTAGAAAAATTAGAAGATGAATATCTAAAAAGTAGAGCAATAGATATAAGAGATATAGGTAAAAGATTATTAAAAAATATTAAAGGCATGCAAATTATTGATATAAGTGAAATCAATGAACAAGTTATATTAATTGCAAAAGACCTAACTCCAACAGAAACAACTCAAATAAATAAGAAAAATATTTTAGGTTTTATTACAGATATGGGAGGAAATACATCTCATACATCAATTATAGCTCGTTCACTAGAAATACCAGCTATAGTAGGAACTAAAAATATTACTAAGAAAGTTAGAAGTGGGCAATTAATTGCATTAGATGCAATTAATAATTCAATTTATATAAAACCAAATAAAAATCTTATTAAAAATATAAATTTATTAAAAAAAGAATATAAATATAAAAAAAATAAATTATTAGATAAAAAAAATATACAAGCTATTACTAAAGACGGCAAAAAAATAATTATTGGAGCAAATGTAGGAAATATAAAAGATATTGAAATAGCTAAAAATAGTGGAGCTGATTTTATAGGATTATATAGAACTGAATTTTTATTCATGGACAGAACATCATTACCATCAGAAGAAGAACAATTTTTAGCATACAAAAAAGCAGCAGAAATATTTAAAAATAAAACAATAATAATAAGAACAATGGATATAGGTGGTGACAAAAACCTACCTTATATGAATCTACCAAAAGAAGAAAATCCATTTCTAGGATGGAGAGCAATCAGAATATGTATGGATAAAAGAGAAATCCTAAGAACTCAACTAAGAGCAATTTTAAGAGCTTCTGCTTTTGGGAAAATAAAAATCATGTTTCCTATGATAATTTCAGTAGAAGAAATAAAAATTTTAAATTCAGAAATAAATAAAATAAAAACAGATTTAGAAAAAGAAAAAACGAACTTTAATAAAAATATAAAAATAGGCATTATGATAGAAACACCTGCCGCAGCAATTATATCAAATCATTTATCTAAAGAAGTTAATTTCTTTAGCATAGGTACAAATGATTTGACACAATATACTTTAGCAGTAGATAGAGGTAATGATTTAATTTCAAATTTATATAATCCTATGTCTCCATCCGTTTTACAGTTTATTTATAAAATAATAAAAAATTCTCATATAAATGGAATTACAACAAGTATGTGCGGAGAACTAGCTGGAGATAAATGTGCTACAATGTTACTAATAGGCATGGGTTTAGATTCTTTTAGTATGAATTCTAGTGTTATTCCAGAAATAAAAAATATTATTAGAAATACAAATTTTGAAAGAGCAAAAACAATAGCAAATAAAATTTTATTAAAATCAACATATAAAGAAATATTAGATTTAATAAAATGTTAA
- a CDS encoding HPr family phosphocarrier protein, with protein sequence MLKKEIKIKSTNGLHTRPAAQLVKKAKEFSSDITITANGKTANAKSLFKLQTLGLIQGTIITLSAEGDDEKKAIKHLTETINELN encoded by the coding sequence ATGTTAAAAAAAGAAATAAAAATAAAATCAACTAATGGATTACATACACGTCCAGCTGCACAACTTGTTAAAAAAGCAAAAGAATTTTCATCTGATATAACAATAACAGCAAATGGTAAAACAGCAAATGCAAAAAGTTTATTTAAATTACAAACACTAGGATTAATACAAGGAACAATAATAACATTATCAGCAGAAGGTGATGACGAAAAAAAAGCTATAAAACATTTAACTGAAACAATTAATGAATTAAATTAA